The Trichocoleus desertorum ATA4-8-CV12 genome contains a region encoding:
- the ileS gene encoding isoleucine--tRNA ligase, translated as MRANAVKREPELQQFWAEHQIYEHLSQNNPGELFILHDGPPYANGSLHIGHALNKILKDIINKFQLLQGRKVRYVPGWDCHGLPIELKVLQNMKPEERQKLTPLDLRHKARDFAIATVDDQRQSFKRYGIWGDWDHPYLTLTPAYEAAQIGVFGQMVLKGHIYRGRKPVYWSPSSKTALAEAELEYPEGHTSRSLYAAFPMTGLSDTAKEAFGPYLPDLKVAIWTTTPWTIPANMAVSVNPQLNYAVVEVGADAQVADTKYLIVAAELVERLSEVLGTTLTVKATLKGQALEHSTYRHPLFDRESPIVVGGDYVTTESGTGLVHTAPGHGQDDYQVGLRYGLPIFAPVDDNGDFTEEAGPFAGLNVLGPGNQAVIDALQAAGSLLKEEPYVHKYPYDWRTKKPTIFRATEQWFASVSGFREAALEAIASVQWIPAQGENRITSMVAERSDWCISRQRNWGVPIPVFYDEANREPLLTEETIAYVQAIFAEKGSDAWWELPVEELLPETYRNNGRSYRKGTDTMDVWFDSGSSWAAVAKQREELCYPANMYLEGSDQHRGWFQSSLLTSVAANGVAPYNTVLTHGFVLDEQGRKMSKWMGNVVDPLTVINGGKNQKEEPPYGSDVLRLWVSSVDYSSDVLIGKSILKQMSDVYRKIRNTARFLIGNLHDFDPAKDSVAYEDLPELDRYMLHRSCEVFNEITEAFKSFQFFRFFQTVQNFCVVDLSNFYLDIAKDRLYISAPDALRRRSCQTVLRIILENLARAIAPVLSHMAEDIWQFLPYATPYKSVFEAGWVHLEGRWEVEALAKSWPALRQIRAEVNRVLEKARAEKMVGSSLEAKLLLYVPDLELRQQLQTMNPATSLNGNGVDELRYLFIVSQVELLDSPSALEGLQYSSQSDALGIGVVKADGEKCDRCWNYSTHVGESEAHALLCERCEPALEGQF; from the coding sequence ATGCGCGCCAATGCTGTCAAACGCGAACCAGAGCTGCAGCAGTTTTGGGCAGAACACCAGATTTATGAGCACCTGTCGCAGAACAATCCAGGTGAGCTGTTTATTCTGCATGATGGGCCTCCTTACGCCAATGGTTCGCTACACATTGGTCACGCCCTCAACAAGATTCTGAAGGATATTATCAATAAGTTTCAACTGCTTCAGGGGCGTAAAGTTCGCTACGTTCCCGGTTGGGATTGTCATGGTTTGCCGATTGAACTGAAAGTTCTGCAAAACATGAAACCGGAGGAACGGCAAAAGCTAACGCCCTTAGATCTGCGCCACAAAGCCAGAGATTTTGCGATCGCCACCGTAGATGACCAGCGGCAATCCTTCAAGCGCTACGGCATCTGGGGCGATTGGGATCATCCGTATTTGACCCTCACACCTGCTTATGAAGCGGCTCAGATTGGGGTGTTTGGGCAAATGGTGCTAAAAGGCCACATCTACCGGGGTCGCAAACCTGTTTATTGGAGTCCCAGTTCCAAAACAGCGCTAGCAGAAGCAGAACTGGAATATCCCGAAGGCCACACCTCCCGCAGCTTGTACGCCGCCTTCCCCATGACGGGATTGTCTGACACTGCTAAGGAAGCCTTTGGCCCCTACCTGCCAGACTTGAAAGTGGCAATCTGGACCACCACGCCTTGGACGATCCCCGCGAACATGGCCGTGAGTGTCAATCCACAGCTAAACTATGCGGTGGTAGAAGTGGGCGCAGATGCCCAAGTTGCTGACACAAAGTACTTAATTGTCGCTGCCGAATTAGTAGAGCGCCTTTCAGAAGTATTAGGCACAACGCTTACTGTCAAAGCCACCCTCAAAGGCCAAGCCCTAGAGCATTCCACCTATCGCCATCCCTTGTTCGATCGCGAAAGCCCAATTGTCGTCGGTGGCGATTACGTCACGACCGAATCTGGTACAGGCTTGGTTCACACCGCCCCCGGTCATGGTCAAGACGACTATCAAGTCGGTTTACGCTATGGCTTGCCCATCTTTGCACCCGTAGACGACAACGGCGACTTCACCGAAGAAGCAGGCCCATTTGCAGGCTTAAACGTCCTCGGCCCTGGCAACCAAGCCGTAATTGATGCGCTGCAAGCCGCAGGCTCACTCCTCAAAGAAGAACCTTACGTCCACAAGTACCCGTACGACTGGCGCACCAAAAAGCCAACCATCTTCCGGGCCACTGAACAGTGGTTTGCTTCGGTGTCTGGGTTCCGGGAAGCAGCTCTAGAAGCGATCGCCTCTGTTCAGTGGATTCCAGCCCAAGGCGAAAACCGCATCACCTCAATGGTGGCGGAGCGATCGGATTGGTGTATCTCCCGTCAACGCAATTGGGGTGTGCCGATCCCCGTGTTCTACGACGAAGCCAACAGAGAACCTTTGCTCACCGAAGAAACGATCGCCTACGTCCAAGCCATCTTTGCCGAGAAAGGCTCCGATGCTTGGTGGGAACTCCCGGTCGAGGAATTGCTGCCAGAAACCTACCGCAACAACGGTCGCAGCTACCGCAAAGGCACCGACACAATGGACGTGTGGTTCGACTCTGGCTCCTCCTGGGCCGCTGTAGCCAAGCAACGCGAGGAACTATGCTACCCCGCCAATATGTACCTGGAAGGCTCCGATCAACACCGGGGTTGGTTCCAATCCAGCTTGCTTACCAGTGTCGCCGCGAATGGTGTCGCCCCCTACAACACCGTCTTGACCCACGGCTTTGTTTTGGACGAGCAAGGTCGCAAGATGAGTAAGTGGATGGGCAACGTCGTAGACCCACTGACCGTGATCAACGGCGGCAAGAACCAAAAAGAAGAACCACCCTACGGCTCCGATGTGTTGCGGTTGTGGGTGTCGTCCGTGGATTACTCCTCCGACGTGCTGATCGGCAAAAGCATCCTGAAGCAAATGTCGGATGTGTATCGCAAGATCCGCAACACTGCCCGCTTCCTGATCGGCAACCTGCACGACTTCGATCCCGCCAAAGATTCAGTGGCCTACGAAGACTTACCAGAACTCGATCGCTACATGCTGCATCGCTCCTGCGAAGTCTTCAACGAAATCACCGAAGCCTTCAAGAGCTTCCAGTTCTTCCGCTTCTTCCAGACGGTGCAAAACTTCTGCGTCGTCGATTTGTCTAACTTCTACCTAGACATCGCCAAAGACCGCCTCTACATCAGCGCCCCCGATGCCCTCCGTCGTCGCAGTTGCCAAACTGTGCTGCGGATCATCCTAGAGAACTTGGCCAGAGCGATCGCCCCCGTCCTCTCCCACATGGCCGAAGACATCTGGCAATTCCTGCCCTATGCCACCCCGTACAAATCGGTATTTGAAGCAGGTTGGGTACATCTCGAAGGTCGCTGGGAAGTAGAAGCCCTAGCAAAATCCTGGCCTGCCCTGCGGCAAATCCGGGCTGAAGTCAACCGAGTGCTAGAGAAAGCTCGTGCCGAAAAAATGGTCGGTTCCTCCCTAGAAGCCAAGCTACTGCTCTACGTGCCCGACTTAGAGCTGCGCCAACAGCTACAAACCATGAACCCAGCCACCAGCCTCAACGGCAACGGCGTAGACGAACTGCGTTACCTGTTCATTGTCTCCCAGGTAGAACTGCTCGACTCCCCCTCCGCCCTCGAAGGCTTGCAGTACAGCTCCCAGTCCGACGCGCTAGGTATTGGTGTGGTGAAAGCCGATGGCGAAAAATGCGATCGCTGCTGGAACTACTCCACCCACGTCGGCGAGTCAGAAGCTCATGCATTGCTGTGTGAGCGGTGTGAACCTGCTTTAGAAGGCCAGTTTTAG
- the gndA gene encoding NADP-dependent phosphogluconate dehydrogenase translates to MTQQSFGLIGLAVMGENLALNVERNGFPIAVYNRTPDKTDVFMAKRAQGKQVKAAYSIEDFVAALERPRKILIMVKAGAPVDAVINQLRPLLEPGDIIIDGGNSFYEDTERRTKELEPSGLHFVGMGVSGGEEGALNGPSLMPGSSKAAYDELAPIWTKIAAQVDDGPCVTYIGPGGAGHYVKMVHNGIEYGDMQLIAEAYDLLKNTLGLDHKQLHEVFAEWNTTEELDSYLIEITADIFRKIDPDTGKALVDVVLDAAAQKGTGRWTVASALELGVSIPTMIAAVNARITSSQKEDRVAASKVLTGPTGKYEGDTQDFINKVRDALYCSKICSYAQGMELLSIASRDFNYGLNLGEIARIWKGGCIIRARFLNKIKQAFDENPSLPNLLLAPEFKQSILDRQDAWREVVIQAARLGIPVPAFSASLDYFDSYRRDRLPQNLTQAQRDYFGAHTYLRTDKPGVFHTDWTPVAEETVQISTPEVPLRGHEPQTVSPEEVKTQEAQTQR, encoded by the coding sequence ATGACCCAGCAGAGCTTTGGTCTCATTGGTTTAGCGGTTATGGGTGAGAACCTAGCCCTGAACGTTGAACGTAATGGTTTCCCGATTGCCGTCTACAACCGAACCCCAGACAAAACCGATGTCTTCATGGCAAAACGGGCGCAAGGTAAGCAAGTCAAAGCTGCCTACTCGATTGAAGACTTTGTGGCTGCCCTGGAACGGCCTCGAAAAATTTTAATTATGGTGAAAGCGGGGGCTCCGGTCGATGCTGTGATTAATCAGTTGAGACCCCTGCTAGAGCCTGGTGACATCATTATTGATGGTGGCAACTCCTTCTATGAAGATACGGAGCGGCGCACCAAGGAATTAGAACCTTCCGGGTTACATTTTGTCGGCATGGGAGTCAGCGGTGGCGAAGAAGGAGCCCTGAATGGCCCCAGCTTGATGCCAGGTAGCTCCAAAGCTGCCTATGATGAACTCGCTCCCATTTGGACCAAGATTGCGGCGCAAGTAGATGATGGCCCTTGTGTCACCTATATTGGCCCTGGTGGCGCAGGGCACTACGTCAAGATGGTGCATAACGGCATTGAGTACGGCGATATGCAGTTGATTGCAGAAGCCTATGACTTGCTGAAGAACACCTTAGGCTTGGATCACAAGCAACTACATGAAGTGTTTGCCGAGTGGAATACCACTGAGGAACTCGATTCCTATTTAATCGAAATCACAGCCGACATCTTCAGAAAAATTGACCCCGATACAGGCAAAGCCCTGGTGGATGTGGTTCTAGATGCCGCTGCCCAGAAGGGGACAGGGCGTTGGACGGTTGCTAGTGCTTTGGAGCTAGGTGTTTCTATCCCTACCATGATTGCTGCCGTCAATGCCCGGATTACCTCTTCGCAAAAGGAAGACCGGGTGGCTGCTTCTAAGGTGTTGACAGGGCCTACGGGTAAGTATGAAGGCGATACCCAGGACTTCATCAACAAAGTTCGCGATGCCTTATACTGCTCCAAAATTTGCTCCTATGCTCAAGGCATGGAGTTGTTGAGCATTGCCTCCAGGGATTTCAACTACGGCTTGAATCTAGGCGAAATTGCTCGGATTTGGAAAGGCGGTTGCATCATTCGGGCGCGCTTCTTGAATAAGATTAAGCAAGCCTTTGATGAGAACCCTAGCTTACCTAATTTGCTGCTAGCTCCAGAATTTAAGCAAAGCATTCTGGATCGACAAGACGCTTGGCGTGAAGTGGTGATTCAAGCTGCCAGATTGGGCATTCCCGTGCCTGCTTTTAGTGCTTCGCTCGATTACTTCGACAGCTACCGTCGCGATCGCCTGCCGCAAAACCTGACTCAGGCCCAACGCGATTACTTTGGTGCCCATACCTACTTGCGAACTGACAAGCCCGGAGTCTTCCACACGGATTGGACGCCAGTCGCTGAGGAAACTGTGCAGATTTCTACACCTGAGGTGCCCCTCAGAGGCCATGAACCCCAAACAGTTTCACCTGAGGAAGTGAAAACCCAAGAAGCTCAAACTCAGCGCTAA
- a CDS encoding GNAT family N-acetyltransferase, translating to MFIRQYQIADAEAIAAIYQNSVLGIGATAYNPEQIAAWSAYPDNLEEFRRSLQQGLTLVAVADEQLVAFGQLNPLDHIAFLYTASPAARQGYATEIYQQLETYAIQQGIEHLHTEASRISKFFFLKMGYHITETEVVTRKGVELERFKMAKLMRH from the coding sequence ATGTTTATCCGTCAATATCAAATAGCCGATGCTGAGGCGATCGCGGCAATTTACCAAAACTCTGTGCTTGGCATTGGTGCCACGGCCTATAATCCTGAGCAAATAGCTGCCTGGTCTGCCTATCCGGACAACCTTGAGGAATTCAGGCGATCGCTCCAGCAAGGTCTGACCCTGGTGGCTGTAGCAGATGAGCAATTAGTCGCTTTCGGGCAATTAAATCCGCTCGATCATATCGCTTTTCTCTACACAGCCAGCCCAGCGGCGCGACAAGGATATGCCACGGAGATTTACCAACAATTAGAAACTTACGCAATACAGCAAGGGATAGAACATCTACACACCGAAGCCAGTCGCATCTCCAAGTTTTTCTTCTTGAAAATGGGATATCACATCACAGAAACCGAAGTTGTTACCCGTAAAGGCGTAGAGCTGGAGCGCTTCAAAATGGCCAAGCTCATGCGCCACTAA
- a CDS encoding amino acid adenylation domain-containing protein, whose product MVIENPVGNVSEEEVFVFPTSFAQQRLWFLEQLVPNTCLYNVPTVFRLTGELNVAALEQSFNELVCRHEILRTAFVVSEGEPAQAIAPCLSISLPVIDLQHCLVAERYAEAQRMIRTEMQRPFSLSQGPLIQLMLFRLDPSEHILLLNLHHIVFDEWSSGILIREIGALYTAFSTDQSSPLPELPIQYADFAHWQREWLQGGVLESQLAYWRQQLRNLPVLDLPTDRPRTKLPTYRGALHQVELPQSLAEALNALSQDTGNTLFMSLLAAFQTLLYRYTGQTDIAIGSPIANRNRSELENLIGFFANSLVLRGDLSGNPTFVELLERSRHTTLAAYAHQDVPFEKLVEELQPIRNPSYNPLFQVVFALQNAPMTQLELPGLTLNAIEFDTKNSRFDLELYLWECGENFRGLWGQGWQNSTGLRGVVVYNTDLFQPETIARFMRSLQTLLEAIVANPHQRLADLPVLAAAEQQQILIDWNQTDTDYPKSQCIHQLFEAQVENLPDAIAVQFGDKQFTYQALNQGSNQLAHYLQNLGVGAKTLVGVCLDRSSEMVAALLGILKVGGAYVPLDPTYPPERLRFMVEDAQISVLLTQTSYREQFQDCSAQVICLDQVWSAIAQASEENLPSQITAEDLAYVVYTSGSTGQPKGVAVPHRAVNRLVRDTNYIQIYPGDRVAQVSNVSFDAATFEIWGALLNGAELIGIEREVSLSPSKFATALLQQQIDILFLTTALFNQIAREAPTAFHQLRYLLFGGEVADLPQVRTILQAGAPKHLLHVYGPTESTTFASWYEIRELPETAISLPIGRPVANTQLYILDAQLQPVPVGAKGELYIGGDGLAQGYLNQPKLTAEHFISSSSFLPPSRNTKGIHPSSFLLHPSSFLPPPSSLTPLYKTGDLARYHPDGNIEFLGRTDDQVKLRGFRIELGEVEVALQQHSQVQAAIAFLQPSDTDGRSLVAYIVPSQKPAPTTAELRSFLKAKLPEYMIPIAIAVLETLPLTPNGKVDRRALPPVSLASVVGITVAQAPQTEIEQKLAAIWMRLLGLPQVGIHDNFFELGGHSLLATQLMSRIRDVLQVEVPLRSLFEAPTIAGLAKQLETLSWVGRRQEVSGAGAVGREEVEF is encoded by the coding sequence ATGGTGATCGAAAACCCAGTTGGCAATGTTTCTGAGGAAGAAGTTTTTGTCTTTCCGACATCCTTTGCCCAACAACGGCTGTGGTTTCTGGAGCAGCTTGTCCCTAATACCTGCCTCTATAATGTGCCGACGGTCTTTCGCCTGACCGGTGAGCTGAATGTAGCGGCTTTGGAGCAGAGCTTTAATGAGTTGGTGTGTCGCCATGAGATTTTGCGGACTGCCTTTGTCGTGAGTGAGGGAGAACCCGCTCAGGCGATCGCTCCTTGCCTTAGTATTTCCTTGCCTGTGATAGATCTTCAGCATTGTCTGGTTGCAGAGCGGTATGCAGAAGCGCAGAGAATGATTCGTACAGAAATGCAGCGACCTTTCAGCCTGTCCCAAGGACCGTTGATCCAGTTGATGTTATTTCGCCTAGACCCGTCAGAACATATCCTTTTGCTCAATCTACATCACATTGTTTTTGATGAATGGTCCAGTGGCATCTTGATTCGAGAAATAGGAGCTTTGTATACCGCTTTTAGTACAGACCAATCTTCTCCTTTGCCAGAGTTGCCGATTCAATATGCCGATTTTGCTCATTGGCAGCGGGAATGGTTGCAGGGAGGAGTTTTAGAATCTCAACTGGCTTACTGGCGACAACAGTTGCGAAATCTCCCTGTGCTGGATCTCCCAACCGATCGCCCCCGCACCAAGCTGCCTACTTACCGAGGTGCGCTCCATCAAGTAGAACTGCCTCAAAGCTTAGCTGAAGCTCTCAATGCTCTGAGTCAGGACACGGGTAATACTCTTTTTATGAGCTTGTTGGCAGCGTTTCAGACATTGCTCTATCGCTACACAGGTCAGACGGATATTGCGATCGGTTCACCAATTGCCAATCGCAACCGCAGTGAGCTGGAGAACTTAATTGGGTTTTTCGCTAATAGTTTAGTGCTGCGCGGAGATCTATCTGGCAATCCTACCTTTGTGGAACTACTGGAGCGATCGCGCCACACAACTCTAGCAGCTTATGCCCATCAAGATGTGCCGTTTGAGAAGTTAGTCGAGGAATTGCAGCCGATCCGCAACCCTAGCTACAATCCCCTATTTCAAGTGGTATTTGCGCTGCAAAATGCGCCGATGACGCAGCTAGAATTGCCAGGATTGACACTGAACGCCATTGAGTTTGACACCAAAAACAGTCGGTTTGATTTGGAGCTGTATCTGTGGGAATGTGGTGAGAATTTTCGGGGCTTGTGGGGGCAAGGCTGGCAAAACTCCACAGGTCTGCGAGGGGTGGTGGTCTACAACACCGATCTGTTTCAGCCAGAAACCATTGCTCGGTTCATGCGATCGCTGCAAACGCTCTTGGAGGCCATTGTCGCCAACCCGCATCAACGCTTGGCAGATTTACCTGTACTGGCTGCGGCTGAACAACAACAGATATTAATTGATTGGAATCAGACGGATACAGACTATCCCAAATCCCAGTGCATCCATCAACTCTTTGAAGCCCAAGTCGAGAACTTACCAGATGCGATCGCGGTGCAATTTGGTGACAAACAGTTTACCTATCAAGCCTTAAACCAAGGCAGCAATCAGTTAGCACACTATCTACAAAATCTGGGGGTTGGAGCGAAAACGTTGGTAGGTGTCTGTCTCGATCGCTCCTCTGAAATGGTGGCAGCTCTCCTCGGTATTCTTAAGGTAGGTGGAGCCTATGTGCCTTTAGACCCGACATATCCCCCGGAGCGGCTCCGCTTCATGGTAGAGGATGCCCAAATTTCGGTGCTACTTACGCAGACATCATATCGCGAGCAGTTTCAGGATTGCTCCGCTCAGGTGATTTGCCTAGATCAGGTATGGTCAGCGATCGCTCAAGCGAGTGAAGAGAATCTCCCTAGCCAAATTACGGCTGAAGATTTGGCGTATGTGGTTTATACCTCTGGCTCCACAGGACAACCCAAGGGCGTAGCTGTGCCGCATCGGGCGGTGAATCGGTTGGTCCGCGATACTAACTATATTCAGATTTATCCTGGCGATCGCGTGGCTCAAGTCTCTAATGTCTCTTTTGATGCTGCTACTTTCGAGATTTGGGGAGCCCTCCTGAATGGGGCTGAACTGATTGGGATTGAGCGGGAAGTCTCTTTGTCTCCGTCAAAATTTGCCACCGCTCTACTCCAACAGCAGATTGACATTCTATTTTTGACTACGGCCTTATTCAACCAAATCGCCCGTGAAGCTCCGACTGCTTTTCACCAATTGCGGTATCTATTATTTGGTGGAGAAGTGGCCGATTTGCCGCAGGTACGAACAATACTCCAAGCAGGCGCACCAAAACACTTGTTGCATGTCTACGGGCCGACAGAAAGCACCACATTTGCCTCCTGGTACGAGATTCGGGAACTGCCAGAAACCGCCATCTCTCTCCCCATCGGTCGCCCAGTTGCCAATACTCAACTTTATATCCTTGATGCTCAGTTACAACCTGTCCCAGTCGGGGCAAAAGGCGAACTATACATCGGTGGTGACGGATTGGCACAAGGATATCTTAACCAACCAAAACTAACCGCTGAGCATTTTATTTCTTCCTCCTCCTTCCTCCCACCCTCCAGGAACACCAAAGGCATACATCCCTCATCCTTCCTCCTTCATCCTTCCTCCTTCCTCCCTCCTCCTTCCTCCCTCACCCCTCTCTACAAAACCGGAGATCTCGCTCGCTACCACCCAGATGGCAACATTGAGTTTCTGGGTCGCACAGATGACCAGGTGAAGTTACGAGGCTTTCGGATTGAGTTGGGAGAAGTTGAGGTAGCTTTGCAGCAACATTCGCAAGTACAGGCAGCGATCGCCTTTCTTCAACCATCCGACACTGACGGTCGATCTTTGGTGGCTTATATCGTGCCTAGCCAGAAACCCGCTCCTACCACTGCTGAGCTGCGGAGTTTCTTGAAGGCGAAGTTGCCAGAGTATATGATTCCGATCGCGATCGCAGTTTTGGAGACTCTGCCGCTGACTCCTAACGGTAAAGTAGATCGGCGGGCGTTGCCTCCTGTAAGTTTAGCGTCGGTAGTTGGAATCACTGTGGCTCAAGCTCCACAAACGGAGATTGAACAAAAGCTGGCGGCGATCTGGATGCGGCTTTTAGGACTCCCGCAGGTTGGAATTCATGACAACTTTTTTGAGTTGGGAGGGCACTCGCTGCTAGCCACTCAACTCATGTCTCGTATTCGGGATGTTTTACAAGTTGAAGTGCCGTTGCGTAGCTTGTTTGAGGCTCCCACGATCGCAGGTTTAGCCAAACAGTTGGAAACACTAAGCTGGGTTGGGCGGAGACAGGAAGTTTCTGGTGCTGGAGCAGTGGGACGTGAGGAGGTGGAGTTTTGA